The genomic segment AGCATGTATTGCTGAGGCGtcggggtcgacgtgtgggaggGACGTGTGGGAGCGtcggggtcgacgtgtgggaggcGTCGGGGTCGGCGTGTGGGAGGCGTCgggggtcgacgtgtgggagcGTCGGGGGTCGGCGTGTGAGGGTCGACGTGGGAGTCAGACGTGTGAGCGTCGGGGTCGACGCGGTGGGGGTCGACGTGTGGGGCGGGGGGTCGGGAGCGTGGGGGGAGCGtgggggtcgacgtgtgggagcgtggggggtcgacgtgtgggagcgttgggggtcgacgtgtgggaggcgttgggggtcgacgtgtgggaggcGTTGGGGTCGGCGTGTGGGAGCGtgggggtcgacgtgtgggagcgtgggggtcgacgtgtgggaggcGTGGGGGTCGGCGTGTGGGAGCGTTGGGGTCGGCGTGTGGGAGCGTtggggtcgacgtgtgggaggcGTTGGGGGTCGGCGTGTGGGAGGCGTTGGGGGTCGGCGTGTGGGAGCGTtggggtcgacgtgtgggagaGGCGTtgggggtcgacgtgtgggaggcGTTGGGGGTCGACGTGTGGGGGGCGTTGGGGGTCGGCGTGTGGAGGCGTTGGGGGTCGGCGTGTGGGGGCGTTGGAGGTCGAGCGTGTGGGGCGTTGGGGATCGGCGTGTGGGGGCGTGGGGTCGACGTGTGGGGGTCGTTAGGGGTCGACGTGTGGGGCGTGGGGGTCGACGTGTGAGGGCGTGGGGGTCGAGCGTGTGGGAGGCGTGGGGGTCGGCGTGTGGGAGGCGTTGAgggtcgacgtgtgggaggcGTTGAGGGTCGACGTGTGGGAGCGTTGAGGGTCGACACCTTGTAGGAGTTCATGCCCCGACTATTTAGGGTAGTTCTGAGGGCCAAAGGGGGCTGCAACTCAATATCAGGGATGTgatttttaatgttttgtacaaatCTGTAGTGCGTTTCTGCTCGTTCCTGACCCCTAGGCATGGACCTGTCAGCCAATCAGGACGAGGAGGGAGACCAGGAAGTGTTCCAGGTGGAGATGAGTCGTGAGAACAGGAAGTGTGCGTTCCGGACTGCTGCCGGGAAGTACTGGACCCTCACCTCTTCTGGAGGACTACAGTGTACCGCCTCCACTaagtaataacacacacacacacacacacacacacacacactgttatactgCAGCTATCGAAGGTTAGCCGTCGGCTAGCTGCAGGGTGTCGGCTGTTAGCCGTCGGCTAGCTGCGGCGTGTCGGCTGTTAGCCGTCGGCTAGCTGCGGGGCGTCGGCTGTTAGCCGTCGGCTAGCTGCGGGGCGTCGGCTGTTAGCCGTCGGCTAGCTGCGGGGCGTCGGCTGTTAGCCGTCGGCTAGCTGCGGGGCGTCGGCTGTTAGCCGTCGGCTAGCTGCGGGGCGTCGGCTGTTAGCCGTCGGCTTCATTGCTCCATAAAGAGGTGGCTCCAGTAATACATGTTATTACAATGTTCTACCCTGTTGAGaattatatttgtgtgtgtgtgtgtgtacaggactGCCAACTGTTACTTTGACATGAGTACTGTGGTAAGCTGACTCTCCGATTACGCCAGCAGAGGAAATGCGTCGCTGCCAGAAGAACCGTAGCTGCTACGTCAGCGTTGCGGTCGGTGAAAACAGCTCTGCCTTTGGGTTGTAAGAAACAGCAACAGGTGTTCCAGATGCAGATGACTTGGTTCAGGGTCCTTTCCAactctagtctctccctgttccagatgacttggtTCTGAGGTCTCAACTCCTAATTGATGTCTCCTGTTCCTGATGACTTGGTTCAAGGAtcataccaactcctagtctctccctgttccaagatgacttggttcaagggtcataccaactcctaagtcTCTCCCCGTTTCCAGATGACTTGGTTCAAGGGTCATGCCAACTCCTAGTCAGTCCTCCCTGTTCAGATGACTTGGCACACGGGTCCCTTCCAACTcctagtctctccctgttccagatgacttggttcaaggtcataccaactcctagtcagtctctccctgttccagatgacttggtTCAAGGGTCACCAactctagtctctccctgttccagatgacttggttcaagggtcataccaactcctagtcagtctctccctgttccagatgacttggtTCAAAGGTCATACCTGTAACT from the Oncorhynchus nerka isolate Pitt River unplaced genomic scaffold, Oner_Uvic_2.0 unplaced_scaffold_8574, whole genome shotgun sequence genome contains:
- the LOC135565991 gene encoding uncharacterized protein LOC135565991, producing the protein MNSYKVSTLNAPTRRPSTPPTRRPSTPPTRRPPRLPHARPPRPHTSTPTPHTSTPNDPHTSTPRPHTPIPNAPHARPPTPPHADPQRLHTPTPNAPHTSTPNASHTSTPNASPTRRPQRSHTPTPNASHTPTPNASHTSTPTLPHADPNAPTRRPPRLPHVDPHAPTRRPPRSHTPTPTPPTRRPPTPPTRRPPTLPHVDPPRSHTSTPTLPPRSRPPAPHVDPHRVDPDAHTSDSHVDPHTPTPDAPTRRPPTPPTRRPRRLPHVDPDAPTRPSHTSTPTP